TGGCGAGATGAATGAGGTAGAACTAGAGAAAGCTAGACCCCATAAAAATTTTATCATTATAAAAATTCAAGGCTGCGAATCCATTAATGAAGTGGAAAAATGGAAGGGCAGTGAATTGTTTGTTACGGAAGATAATCTAGCTACATTAGCTGAGGGAGAATATTTCTTTCATCAATTATTAGGCTGCAAAGTACAGTCTGAGGAAGCTGAAGAGATTGGTGTGTTAGATAACATACTACAAACCGGTGCTAATGATGTTTATGTAGTGAAGCGTGAGGGTAAAAAGGATTTATTACTTCCCGTAATCGATGAATGTGTAAAAGACATTGACACTGAAAATAAAATAATAACTGTTCATGTTATGCCAGGATTAGAGTGAAGTGGTGATGTAATGAAAATTGATGTTTTAACGATTTTTCCAGAAATGTTCACGGGTGTACTCGAGTCGAGCATTTTAAAACGCGCTTCTGAGAAAGCACTGGTTGAATTTAATACTATAGATTTCAGGGAGTATGCTACCGACAAGCATAAAGTTGTTGACGATTATCCATATGGTGGCGGTGGAGGAATGGTCCTAAAGCCAGAACCAATCTTCAATGCCATTGAGTCACTAAAAACTGCAGAAAAAACACGCATCCTTCTTATGTGTCCACAGGGAACTCCGTATAGCCAGGGGAAGGCTGAAGAGCTGAGTCAGGAAGAACATTTGGTATTCATTTGTGGACACTACGAAGGCTATGACGAAAGAATACGTCAGCAACTGGTAACTGATGAAATATCTGTTGGAGATTATATACTTACTGGTGGGGAAATACCTGCAATGGTTGTCATTGACAGTGTCGTGCGCTTAATACCAGGAGTTCTGGGAAATCAGACATCAGCCGTACAAGACTCATTTAGCACTGGACTATTAGAGCACCCCCATTATACAAGACCGAGTGAGTTTCGTAATATGAAGGTTCCTGATGTCCTGATAGGTGGGAATCACAAATTGATTGAACAATGGCGTAGGCAGCAATCATTATTACGCACAGCGAAGCGCCGTCCAGAATTATTAGAAGAAGTTGAATTAACTGTAGATGAACAAGAGTTTATAAAAAAACACCTTGATTCTAAATGACGGTTATGATAAAATAACTTTTGTTGATTACGATGGTCCTCTGCGCTAAAGGCTTTAAACGCATGAACATCTGTGAAGGAAGGAGCGTTTAAAATGAACGTACTTAATCAGATTGCAAAAGAGCAATTAAAAAATGACATTCCTACATTCAAGCCTGGGGATACAGTGCGCGTACACGTAAAAGTAATTGAAGGAACTCGTGAGCGTATTCAGGTTTTCGAAGGAGTAGTTATTAAGCGACGTGGTGCAGATATCAGCGAGACATTTACAGTTCGCAAAATATCTTACGGTGTTGGTGTTGAGAGAACTTTCCCAATCCACTCACCAAAGATCGAGAAGATCGAAGTTATGCGTCGTGGACGTGTTCGTCGTGCTAAGTTATACTACCTACGTAATCTTACAGGTAAAGCAGCACGTATTAAAGAAATTTTATAAGCAAACTAAGGAGCTGGAAACAGCTCCTTTTTTCACACCTAAAAATTAGCTGTCTAAGTTTTTTATTTGTTTATTACCTGGTTTTTTGCTATGATTATAAAGTCAGTGATTTTTTAATACATAACATTAATGGATTTTTATAGTTAATGAATTTCTTTTTTGGCTGAGGAGGAACTACGTTATGCAAGATATAGAATCGAGCCACGTAGAGGGCAATAATATAGATCAGAAGAATCCAGGTAGAGAAGATAAAAGTGCTACGAGGGAGTTCATAGATTGGGTTATAACCCTGGGTGTTGCAATTATTCTTGCATTATTAATCAGACACTTTTTATTTGCAATTTTTATTGTAGATGGGGAATCAATGTATCCTACATTAGAAGATTCTGAGTGGTTAGTAGTTAATAAGGCAGTGTACTTACTAGATGATCCAAAACATGGAGATATAATCGTGTTTCATGCAACCCCTACTAGAGATTACATTAAACGTGTAATCGCCATAGAAGGTGACGAGCTTGAAATTGTTAATGGCACAGTTTATATAAATGGTCAGATTTTAGACGAACCATATATAAATGAACCAATGGAATTTTATAATAATTATCAGAAGATACTAGTACCAGAAAACCATTTGTTTGTCATGGGCGATAATCGTAACAAGAGTGCAGACAGCCGTATGCCTGATATAGGGTTTATCGATCTTAATGAAGTTGTAGGTAGAGCAGAGGTTGTGTTTTGGCCTTTAACGCATATGGGACGAGTGCAGTAGTACACTTACAGAAGGGTGAGTATCATTATGACAGTCCAGTGGTTTCCAGGCCATATGGCCAAAGCGAGACGACAAATTCAAGAAAAATTAAACTTAGTCGATATAGTAATTGAATTGCTTGACGCTAGATTACCTTTAGCTAGTCAAAACCCGATGATTCAAGAGATTATAGCAGATAAACCGAAAATAGTTTTGTTAAATAAAGCTGACTTAGCTGATCCACAGGGTAATAAGGCTTGGATTGAATATTTTAAAGGGATTGACATTACTGCTATTACTGTTAATTCACAAACAGGTGATGGGCTGCAAAATATTACAAAAGAAGCCCAAAAGCTGATGGAGCATAAATCACAAAAATTATTAGATAAAGGTTTTAACCCTAAAGCTATTCGAGCAATGATTATTGGTATCCCGAATGTCGGTAAGTCAACGTTGATAAATAAACTAGCAAATAAGACAATTGCACAAACGAGTGACAAGCCAGGTGTGACCAAAAAGCAGCAATGGATTAAAGTAGGAACAGAAATGGAATTGTTAGATACACCAGGTATTTTATGGCCAAAATTTGATGATGAAGAAATAGGGTATCGCTTGGCAGTAAGTGGAGCGATTAAAGAAGAAGTGTTTGATTTTGAAGCTGCAGGGTATTATTTAATTAAATTTTTAAAAGATAGATACAGTGAGCTACTGAAGGAAAGATATAAATTGCAAGAATTATCAGATGATCCTTATGAGATTTTACAGGAAATTGGTAAGAAGCGTGGTTGTTTGCGTAGTGGTGGAGTGGTAGATACCACCTTAGCAGGCGAGATATTACTGAGAGACTATAGAAGTCAGAAATTAGGCAAAATAACGCTGGAATTTCCAGAATAACCCTCGAATCAGAGGGTTTTTTTGAAACTTTAGCAAAGCTAGATGGGGTGAAAAGATGGACACAGTAAAAGAATTATTAGATAATTTACATAAGTATAAAGTAAGGGAAGTTGAAGAACGCATTCTAGCTTTGCCTTCGCAAGATATTGATAAATTAATTGAAAAATGTAGGATAGATGAACGAAAAGGAATTCAAAATATCGCAAATAAATATCTGCGAAAAAAAGAGAAAATGCAATTAGAGGTAGCACGTACTAAAGAATTATATAAATGGGAAAGAAGTCTATGGAGTCAAGGTGTAGCGACTGTTGCAGGGATTGATGAAGTAGGTCGAGGCTGTGTAGCTGGCCCAGTAGTAGCGGCAGCTGTTATTTTGCCAATGGAACCGATGATATTAAACTTAAATGATTCAAAAAAATTATCTGCAGACCAAAGGGACAGATGTGCAGAGGAAATAAGGAATCAGGCGATTGATTATGCCATAGGTGAAGTGAGCGCAGAACGCATTGATGAGATAGGAATTGTTAGTGCTACATTTGAGGCAATGAGGCAAGCTCTTGACAAGCTAATATTCACTCCGGACTATTTATTAGTAGATGCATTTAAGATTCCTGGTATTTCTATCGCGCAAAAAAATATTATTGGTGGCGATAGTGAGTCTGCTTCGATTGCTGCAGCTTCAATAATAGCAAAAGTTTATCGAGATGATACAATGAAAAAGTATAAAAGTGAATACTCGGAGTATGGTTTTGAAAAGCACAAAGGCTATGGTACTCCAGAGCACATGCAATTTATTGAACAATATGGGATTACTCCGTTACATAGAATTACATTCTTAAGCAAGAAAGAGGATAGGGAGCTATAGACCATGAATATATTTCAGGTATTCCAGTCTCTTACACCAGCAAATTTTCAACACCAGTATTTAGTGTTGCGTCATGGGCAAATTGTCAACGCAACGCTTTTAGATATGTTTCCAAATGGAGACGCAAAAATATCAATCCAAGGTCAAACTGTTAGGGCGAAGCTAGAAACGCCACTAGCTAAAGGCGAGCATACCTTTATGCAAGTGAAAAGCTTTAATGATGGTACTGTTAACATGCAAGTTATAACTAAAAATGAGAAGCGTGCAGCGAATACGAATGTACCCATATCAAACATAAATGATTTATTAAAAAATATGAATCTACCGCAAAATTCAGCTTGGAGAGAGCTTGCACAGCAACTAATAACTAGAAACATACCCTTACTACCAGAAATCTTACAAAACGGTATAGATGTATTTGGTAAGGAACCAACTAGAGAACAACAACAAACATGGCTAGCTATGCTAGAAAGAGCACTACCGATTAATAAAGCTACATTTCAATCTGTTCATCAGCTGTTGTATGGTCAGCCAATTCATCAGTTAGTCCAAAACTTTCAGGCAGCAGCTAATCAATTTTTAAAACAACACATTAGTACACACGTTCCATCTAACATGCCATCTAGCATACCTACTAACAACCAACAACTACCAACTAATAATCAAACTATCAATCAACAATCGTTTAATATTCAAACCTTAATCTCAAATAACAGTCAAAACCTAGTACAAGACAACCCACTAACAACAAGTACGAATAGGCAGCAAAGCGCTCAAGTGCAAGAGCTTTTAACAGCGGTTAATAGTAGAACACAAGCTGCGTTAGTTCAACAATTGATTGGAATTAATCAACCTCTAACAAATCAAGAGCCCACAACTAATAATAGACCAGATAATGTTCAAAATTTAACTATACCGCAGGGAAATCCCCAACAAACAGGAACCACTCTAGCGGGTATTCGTGATATCATAAGGCTACAGCAAATGCTTGAGACTGTTCAGAATAGTACGAATCAGGCTGCTTACAATTCACCGCAAGTGACTAAAACAGACACACATATTCTTGCGGCTATTTTTAAATTAGTGGGCTATCAGAATGAAAATCAGTTACAATCATTATTTCAAAACATACAACAGCCACATGAACAACAGAGTCAATTAGCTAACCTACAGCACTCAGACAATATAAAACAATTGTTACTACAAATATCTAACAGCACAAGCTATCCTACGGCTATACGTGAGCTCGCTTCACAAATGATAAATAATATAAATGGTCAACAATTACTTTCTACACCTCAGGACTCTAACACTTTGTATCAAAGTGTCATGATTCAAATACCGATGAGTTGGGGAGAAAATCAACAGGATACTCTCAAATTGCAAATACAGGGGCGAAAAGAAAAAAGAACAATAGACCCCGATAACTGTTCTATATATATTGAATTGACACCACCTAATCTTGGCGAATTAGGGATTTTCATTCATATTGTAAATAAGGTTGTATCCGTAAAGTTTTTATCTGAGTATCAGTTTTTGAAGCAGTTAACACAACAAACAGAAGCTATATTACGAGCAGGGCTAGCAGAACAGGGCTATAAGTTGTCCTATATTAAAGTAGAACCCCTCGACAGCATCAGTGAAAATAGTAAAAATAAACAGACAATTACAAATTACGCTCAGAAACCGCAAACTGGATTTGACATTCGTATATAGAAAATTTCGAGATTGTTGTTTAAAGCAATAGGAGCTTATTCTTTTATACTAGGGAAGTGTTTATGTGAAAAAAGATAGGAAAATCGCAAAAGCAGCGGCTATTCAATATAACCCAGATAACCATAAAGCTCCAGTGGTAATAGCAACAGGCACAGGTACCCAAGCGGAACGAATTCTCGAATTAGCTAAAGAGCATAATATTCCACTACAGGAAGACACGGTGTTAATCGAAGCTTTAATGAAGCTAGATATTGGAGAAGAAGTTCCTGTGGAGTTATATCAGGTTGTGGCGGAGGTACTCGTGTATATACGCAAGTTAAACCAACAAGCTAAAGCCTATTAAGTAACCAATAATGCAAAAGCTGACGGTTAGAATTATATATTCGAAAAATTGCCGATAATACTGTTTCTCCCATAGTTGAATTGCCTCAACACTAAATGTAGAAAATGTTGTAAAAGCGCCTAAATAGCCCGTAGCCAAAGTTGCTAATAGAAGCTGAGAGTTTAGATTTAAGCCTAAGACAACACCTAATGCAATACTACCTAGTACATTAATCACTAACATGGCAAAAGGTATAGGAGGGTGTGGGAAACGCGCCATAATCATGATACCAATATGATATCTTGAAAGTGCACCTAAGGAGCCGCCAAAAATTATTGCTAGAGCTTCTAATAACATCATACTGAATCAACTTCCTTATTTCTCTGACATGCGATATGTTTACCGAGGCTTAGACCAGCAAAGGCAGCGGTAATTCCAAACAATAAACTAACACTAATATACAAAGAAGCAAAATAAATTGAAAAATACTCTGCTACAAATACACTATCATAGGCAAAGGTAGACATGGTAGTGAAACTACCACACAGTCCTGGTCCAAGTCCATTTCGCCAGTGAAGGGGTACTTTTTTAGTAATTACATAACCAGTTAACGTTGCTAATAAAAAACTACCAATTACATTTTCTGCAATTGTCCAATAAGGGAAGACGGTAAAATATTCTAAATGATTAAATATATAACGAAAGAGGGTGCCTAGTGCCCCTCCTAAGGCTACAAACAAACTATTTTTCATAATAAAAACAACCCCGATAGCTTAAGTTTTATCCACTTATTATTTACTGAAAAGAGGGTAGAGATGAATAATAAAGAGCTTGGCAACATTGGTGAGGCAATTGCTCTCAAGTATCTAGAAAACCAAGGATATAAGCTTGTGGCTCGAAATTGGCGGTACCGTCATCGTGAACTTGACCTAGTGTTACAATGCCCTAAAGGTATTTTAGTCGTTGTGGAGGTCAAATTACGTACCACACATAGCAAAGGGACAGGTTTGGAAGCAGTCACCACCAATAAGCTAGAAATTATACACCAGTTGATTAATATGTTTATACTTAAAAATCATAAATATAGAAATAATCAAATCCGTATTGACGTAGTAAGCGTAGATTATGATAAAGAAAGAGGACTAGCCACGAATATTACCCACATAAAAGGGGTCTAAAACAAATCCCTACTTATAGGTCTTTACTTTATCATAAATACGAGTTTGTTCACGGGCAATCCAGCGCATTTCATAAACAATAATGCTTATCTCCATTAAGGCACTCATATAATAGGGGTTACCTCCGTGCTTTTGATACCATCCCTCAAGTTTCTCATCAACTTCCCGATCTGCTATATCATAATCTATCCAGCTTTCAAGACTAGCTTGTTCTAAAATCCCTTGCTGTAGCACATGGGAGTTTTTAAGGATTTTTTCGTTGCCTTTACTGATTTCATTAATAACCTGTTGAAAACTATCGCTATAGTTTTTAACGTCCCTAATAGCAAGGCGGTTAAGACGTTCTTTTTCAAAATCTTGAATTAGTAATATTTTATGTAGTAGTTGTTCGTCATAACGGTATAATTCTTCCAGTAAACTAACACTATCAACCAATTCCTTTGCTTGGGTAGAATATGGCAATACGCGAATTTCATTTTTATAAATATCAAGTGATGCCCGTAATGACTCAGTTTGCTCTAATAATTTAATAAGATTCTTATCATCTTGCTCACTAGATTTTCTCATATAAATAAAATCTAATATTTTTCTATGAAAAATATTAGTAACGTCTATGTGAAATTGCTTTAGCTTTTCTAAAGTAAATTTGCGGTAATCTGTAGGTGCTAAAACTACATTTACTGCAAGTGCTACAACTAAGCCAATTAAAATCACTGATACTCTTGCAATTGTATTCTCTAAATAAAAATCCCCTTGAGTATCGATAATGAAAATGACTGTTACTAACCCTATTAATATGACAGAATTCCAACGTAATCGTAGCGCAATTAGTATTACGATGATACTTGACACACCAACTACGATAGCAGAGTTCCCTATAGTCAAAGCTAAAGTAAGCCCGACCATGACACCTATTACAGTAATGCCGATTTGCTGCAAAGCATTAATATATGATTGATATACGGTTGGCTGCAAGTTGACGATTGCTGAAACAGCAGCAAAAATTGCAGGTTCAATGTTTAATGCATGACATATGCCAAGCGCTAATGTAATAGCAATCCCTGTTTTTATAGTTCTACTTCCAATTTTGAATTTATTCAATGGTAAGCTCCTTTTTGCAATCTATATAATTATTATACTAAAAGAATCCGTTAATTGAAAAAAATATCTTACAAATCGTAAATTAATAAAGGAAATCAATAATAAATATAGAAATATTTACAACATATTATGTATTTGTTGAATGTGCAGTAAGCGCTATCTATGCTTGTATAGAGGAGGCGAGAATATGTCTAATTATATACGATTAGAATCTGCATCTGTAATTGGTGTTGAAGGTAACATAGTCGTTGTTGAAGTTGATATACAAAATGGATTGCCAAAGTTTGAAATTACTGGATTAGCGGATTCAACAATTCGTGAGGCTAAAGAACGTGTACGGTCGGCAATTATAAACTCTGGTTATGAATTTCCTCTTGGCAGAATTATTGTGAACCTGGCACCTGCAGATATTCGAAAAGAAGGCACAAGCTTTGATCTTGTCATTGCAATTGGCATTCTCTTAAGCTCAAAGCAGATTTCCACAGCAGATGACACTTTAAACGCTCTAATCGCTGGCGAATTAGCCCTTGACGGTACAGTTAGGTCTATTAAGGGTACGTTACCAATTGTAGAGGCTGCTAAGAATAATAGTAAGCAATTAGTATATATACCTGCCATTAATATTCATGAAGCTAAACTTATAAGGAATATTAAAGCAATTGGAGTAAGGACTCTTAGGGAACTTGTTGCTATAATTGAAGGTGCACCTGTACAGGAGAATTTTGATAATGATGATATTAACGTATCGAATACTGAACATGTCAATGATTTTACTGATATTGTTGGACAAACTCATGCAAAGCGTGGAATGCTTGTGGCAGCTGCAGGCTCCCATCATTTACTTATGGTTGGACCTCCAGGCACGGGCAAATCAATGCTCGCTAAAAGAATACCAAGTATATTAACTCCATTAAATGAGGATGAAGCCTTAGATGTTAGAAAAATTCAAAGTGTATCAGGTCTATTATTACAAACTAATGTACTAAATGCTGCTAGACCTTTTCGTGCTCCGCATCACTCGATTACAGCTACTGGTTTAATCGGTGGCATGAATCCGCCAAAACCTGGTGAGATTACACTGGCCCACCATGGAGTATTGTTTCTTGATGAACTTACGGAGTTTTCAAAGAGTGAACTTGAGCTTTTAAGACAGCCCCTGGAAGACGGTAAAATAATAATAGTCCGAGCTGGGACATCAATACACTTTCCTGCACAGTTTATCTTAGTTGCTGCCCTTAATCCATGTCCCTGTGGATTTTATGGGTCTAAGACAAAGGAATGTACCTGCAAAGACTGGGAGCGTAAACGCTACATAAATAAAATATCTGGACCTTTAAGAGATCGTTTTGATTTACAGATAGAGGTTAGGGAAGTAGATATTGAGGAAACAAAGAACAAGTCTGATGATATGCTTACTAACCTTTCTTCAGCTGATATGAAAGAGTGTGTATTAAAGGCAAGGGAGCGCCAGTTAAATCGCCAGGGTAAGGTGAATAGTAAACTTAGCAGTAAGGAAATAGAACATTATATCAAGATGGATAATGGGGCAGAAGCTTTTATAAATCAAGCTTATAAAAAACTAGGACTCAGTATGCGTGGGTATCATAAGGTATTAAAGGTTGCTAGGACAATAGCTGATTTAGAAGGTGTAGATTATGTTTATTCAAATCACTTAGCAGAAACTTTGACATATAGATCAATGGAAAAGTATTATTAGAAGTATTAGAAGAGTGAGGATATTAACACTCAGCAACGCTACCGTAATACATGGCTTGCTATAAAAAATAACGTTATAGGTGGTGCGTGATGAACTCTACTATAATGATACTTCAATTAGCTCAAATATTAGGTATAGTTGGGTTTATTATAATATTTTTGCAATTTGTAACTAGTAGCAATATAGCTGAAATTATCAAATTCATTAGTAAAGCCCAGCTATTGAAAGCCCATAGGAGGATGGGGATAATAGGTTTTGTTTTAATTTTACTGCATCCTATTATTGTCTTTATATATTATGACCAAATAAATGTAGTAAGCTATATTAACCAGTATATAATTTATGGGCTGATAGCTTTTAGTATATTAGTAGTAACAGTTTTAACGACTATATTTAGGAATCAATTAAATGTATCCGCTTACTTATGGAAGCGGATACATCGGGCTAATTATTTAGTGTTTCCAATAGCATTTATACATAGCATATCGGTAGGAACATTTATACAATTGTATAATACACTTGAAGTTTTGTGGTATTTAATGTTTTTAGCTTATGTGGCAATGGTTATGTTAAAACTACATAATAATTTAAAAGCTCGCTACAATAAAAATTATAAATTGAAAAGGCGAAAGTAATTATTATTCATAATTACTTTCGCCATATTTACTGTAATAATTGCCGCGAAATATTTCACATACTGCATTTGAAAATTAAACGATGTAAGCCCTACCTCTCAAACATTCTTACGGCTCCGAAGCCGATCCAGGTGAATAATTCCTTAACTAAACAACGCAAAATATCATGATTATTACTAATGAGCACTTCTTTGTTCACACCGTACAATTAAAGCACTAATTATATATATTACCATAAATTTTCAATTTGTCAAGGATTAAGCATTCAACGCATATTTATTAACCCATGTCAAGGTTACTTTGTTATAGTATAATGTAAAAAAACAAAAAGAGGTCTGATATGTCTGACTACATACTAACGTACACAAAAACAATCTTTTACCCGCTAAAGCCAAGGATTGAAGATATTAAGATAGAAGATATAGCTCATTCATTGGCGCAGATGGCTAGGGCTAATGGTCATTTTAAACATTTTTACTCAGTTGCCCAGCATTCTGTAAATTGTTATTTAGAAGCTAAGAATCTCAACTATTCAAAACAAATACAATTAGGGTGTTTATTACATGATGCTAGTGAAGCTTATATTTCAGATTTAACTAGACCTGTTAAACGTAATATCCCTGATTACATAACAATGGAAGAAAGACTACAAAAACTTATCTATAAGAAGTTTGGATTAGAAGATGTGTCCGACAAAGATTTATTATTGGTCCAAGAAATTGATGATGTTTTATTGCATTATGAGTTTGAGGAGTTAATGGGAGTAAGTATTTATGATAATAATCCAGCTACAGTCCTAAAACATGATGTATCCCAAAAAGATATCAAAGAGGTTAAAGAACAGTTTTTAAGCTGTTTTAATTCGCTATATTTTAAATAGGATGTGATAAAAATGATTTTTGAGATATCAATAAAATCAAAGTACCAATCTGATTTCATCGATATAACTAGTAGAATACAAAAAATGTTAGCTGATAGTAATGTTTTATCAGGAGTGTGTGTGATTTATGTTCCTCATACGACTGCAGGAATAACTATAAATGAAAATGCCGACCCTGATGTGGTTAGTGATATGGTTGAATATTTCAACCAGAATGTACCATGGAACAATAATTATAAGCATATGGAAGGCAATTCTGCTGCACATATTAAGGCTAGTATCCTAGGTAGTAGTGTTACTGTCATTATTGATAACGGTAAGTTAAAGCTGGGTACTTGGCAAGGAATTTACTTCGCTGAATTCGATGGTCCAAGGAGCCGAAAGATATTTGTGAAAGTAGTATAGGTTCCTAATAACTGAGCTTTTTTAATAAATACCTAATAAATAAGTTGAATAGCTTGAGGTAATACCTGCACTGTTAACGGTACTTGTCCTAAGACTTCTCCGTCTGCTTGTGCAAGGGAAGACTGCTTAGGTTTAATATGAACCTTTGTTCCTTTAAAAATACTTACATTATTGAGGTTAGTGTGTGAACCCTTGATAATTGAGTAAAAAATAATAGGGAATAACCACTTGCTACAACTATGTATAATGCAGATATCAAGTTTGTTGTCTGTACCAGTTGCTTTAGGTGCAATTGGTAAACCACAGCCGTAATATGGAAGATTAGCTACTGCACTAAGCCATACCTTATCGAAGGTATACTCGTTATCATCAATGACTAGTTGTATTGTTTGCGACTTGTAGGATATTAGTGTATGGATTATTGTAATGATATAAGCTAAGCGACTTAGATTTAAATTGTTCAATATAGGCTTTAAAAAAGAAGCTGAGAATCTTGCAGCTACTTCACTATCAAAGCCTACACTACCTACTGTTAAACCATATTTTACTTTGTTTGATGCTTGTGTTGTTAATTCTAACAAATCTAAATCAACGATTTGTCCGTCTATAGATTGTTTGAAAGCTTTTGCAGGTGATAGAGATATATCTAATGCCCGTGCTAGGTCATTGCCTGAGCCAGCTGGAATGATTGATAAAGGTGGTAGAGCTTTGTAAGAAGCGGAAAATAAACTGAAAAGCATATTGATTACCTGATGGATAGTTCCATCTCCACCAACAATCCAA
The sequence above is a segment of the Desulfuribacillus alkaliarsenatis genome. Coding sequences within it:
- a CDS encoding diacylglycerol/lipid kinase family protein, yielding MSLLHWFIINPQSGNGRGQLAWESIKELIDSNKICYEKFIINGELTSKLIEYDKLPPDRIWIVGGDGTIHQVINMLFSLFSASYKALPPLSIIPAGSGNDLARALDISLSPAKAFKQSIDGQIVDLDLLELTTQASNKVKYGLTVGSVGFDSEVAARFSASFLKPILNNLNLSRLAYIITIIHTLISYKSQTIQLVIDDNEYTFDKVWLSAVANLPYYGCGLPIAPKATGTDNKLDICIIHSCSKWLFPIIFYSIIKGSHTNLNNVSIFKGTKVHIKPKQSSLAQADGEVLGQVPLTVQVLPQAIQLIY
- a CDS encoding FUSC family protein; translated protein: MNKFKIGSRTIKTGIAITLALGICHALNIEPAIFAAVSAIVNLQPTVYQSYINALQQIGITVIGVMVGLTLALTIGNSAIVVGVSSIIVILIALRLRWNSVILIGLVTVIFIIDTQGDFYLENTIARVSVILIGLVVALAVNVVLAPTDYRKFTLEKLKQFHIDVTNIFHRKILDFIYMRKSSEQDDKNLIKLLEQTESLRASLDIYKNEIRVLPYSTQAKELVDSVSLLEELYRYDEQLLHKILLIQDFEKERLNRLAIRDVKNYSDSFQQVINEISKGNEKILKNSHVLQQGILEQASLESWIDYDIADREVDEKLEGWYQKHGGNPYYMSALMEISIIVYEMRWIAREQTRIYDKVKTYK
- a CDS encoding YifB family Mg chelatase-like AAA ATPase, whose product is MSNYIRLESASVIGVEGNIVVVEVDIQNGLPKFEITGLADSTIREAKERVRSAIINSGYEFPLGRIIVNLAPADIRKEGTSFDLVIAIGILLSSKQISTADDTLNALIAGELALDGTVRSIKGTLPIVEAAKNNSKQLVYIPAINIHEAKLIRNIKAIGVRTLRELVAIIEGAPVQENFDNDDINVSNTEHVNDFTDIVGQTHAKRGMLVAAAGSHHLLMVGPPGTGKSMLAKRIPSILTPLNEDEALDVRKIQSVSGLLLQTNVLNAARPFRAPHHSITATGLIGGMNPPKPGEITLAHHGVLFLDELTEFSKSELELLRQPLEDGKIIIVRAGTSIHFPAQFILVAALNPCPCGFYGSKTKECTCKDWERKRYINKISGPLRDRFDLQIEVREVDIEETKNKSDDMLTNLSSADMKECVLKARERQLNRQGKVNSKLSSKEIEHYIKMDNGAEAFINQAYKKLGLSMRGYHKVLKVARTIADLEGVDYVYSNHLAETLTYRSMEKYY
- a CDS encoding secondary thiamine-phosphate synthase enzyme YjbQ, with amino-acid sequence MIFEISIKSKYQSDFIDITSRIQKMLADSNVLSGVCVIYVPHTTAGITINENADPDVVSDMVEYFNQNVPWNNNYKHMEGNSAAHIKASILGSSVTVIIDNGKLKLGTWQGIYFAEFDGPRSRKIFVKVV
- a CDS encoding ferric reductase-like transmembrane domain-containing protein; protein product: MNSTIMILQLAQILGIVGFIIIFLQFVTSSNIAEIIKFISKAQLLKAHRRMGIIGFVLILLHPIIVFIYYDQINVVSYINQYIIYGLIAFSILVVTVLTTIFRNQLNVSAYLWKRIHRANYLVFPIAFIHSISVGTFIQLYNTLEVLWYLMFLAYVAMVMLKLHNNLKARYNKNYKLKRRK
- a CDS encoding phosphohydrolase translates to MSDYILTYTKTIFYPLKPRIEDIKIEDIAHSLAQMARANGHFKHFYSVAQHSVNCYLEAKNLNYSKQIQLGCLLHDASEAYISDLTRPVKRNIPDYITMEERLQKLIYKKFGLEDVSDKDLLLVQEIDDVLLHYEFEELMGVSIYDNNPATVLKHDVSQKDIKEVKEQFLSCFNSLYFK